A window of Epinephelus lanceolatus isolate andai-2023 chromosome 3, ASM4190304v1, whole genome shotgun sequence genomic DNA:
TCTCAATCAAAACCCTGCCACTTTGCGTTACCGAACCCagcttttaaaaattaatcctCGGCGGGGTCCGACAACGACGGGAATTCGCCCAAATCAACATTGGCCCCCTGTAGCCTCGGAGACGAGCGAGATGACGGAACTACAGCCGAGCGAACGCCCCGCCCACTCTCCAGAACCGGGGTTGATTGACAGCTGGAGCTAAGCCAAGGATTGGCCAGCTTTCCACGGCGCTGTCCCACGGAGCGCTCTGATTGGCCCTTCGCAATCCATCAACAGCAGCAGCGTCCCGCCCCCTACAAAAAGCAAGCAAGGGGAACGTCAGCGATTATTTTCCTACTGAAGAGGTACGCGCCCACTTTCTCCGGTCGCTCTCCTCCATTGGCTTGGCGCGGCCGAACCGTGGGAATCTCGGTGAATGCTGGGACATCTATTGGCTGTCAGCAGCGGTTGACAGGAATGCCCCCCCccttccagaaaaaaaaaaaaaaaaaaaaaaacctccctcCCCGTGCTCTCGCAACACCCGCCCCCCCTCCTCACCGCCGCCAAGCGACTGATACACGTTTGGCTAAGTGACGTCAACCGCgagctatttttagaaatgttggTCAGAATTTAACGCACGCGCGGCGCGGTCTGGCTGGCAGGACTTCTAAACAGATCGCAGACGGCCGTGCATGGAGGGAAGAATTGATGTGGTGGGAAATGAAtcacaggaaataaaagacaatcTTTTTACAATCGGTGCTGGATGAGGAGCCTCATGCTGTCTGTGCACCAACGACCTTTACAGTCACAGTCCTCCAGCAGCATCTCTGCCATCCTCGCCCCACACCTGCTGCACCTACAGGGCGACTGTAGCAGATGCCCAGGGGCCGCTTATTATCAGGATCCTTAAAAGGCACAATTTTATATAGATTTGCATCTGAATATTTGATTTCAATAATAATTTTAGCTCGTGTTGGTGTAAaaatcagaatttaaaaaagacCCGAGGCCCATGAACAAACACCTAAGCTATAAATATATTCCTACAGCCACTGCAGGGTCTGACACCATCATATTAGGGCTCCACAGCCACCTGCTTTATTGTGTGCAAGGTGCCCAAACCACCAAACATACCATACATTTTTTGTGATACACATTATGCTCTGATAATTATTACAGAAGATTTCAGGGCTTGCAACTAAATTGTTTTGTCAGTAATTtatagtaataatataataaaatagtatAATCACTCAGTTATTTATTGTATAGTCTCATATAgtctgtacatatatatatatatatgaataaagGGTGGGTACACCAGGCCCACGATACAATGATCGAtattattttaaacatgttgtgCCTACTGTGGTATATAGACTGCAGTATATGGCATttaattaccttttttcaactgcaaatcaCATCCCCAAACTGTCACCATCTGttttatcataaaaaaataaagttctcagcctgttcatctcacttcactCATTTTTAATGCAGCAAAATGTACATAGTGGTCTAAAAAAGCAATTGAATTTATTGTTCTAGTAGGCTATCAAATGTTCAGGTTGTATTTGCATTATTAAAATTCGTTATTTGGCAGTATTGCCATGTAAGATATGATATGAATGCCGTATCGATTTTCCCCCATTACCTGTCATAAATATAGGGATTATATCCTAAACTATAATAATTTACTtgttattatattttgtattattaatctcaatctttacagaaaaaaatataaaataaatgcagtggagtaaaaGGTATAtctgcctctgaaatgtggtggAGTAGAGGTATAAAGTACAAGTCCCTAAAATTGTCCTTAAATccaatacttgagtaaatgtacttagttactttccaccaccgGGGCATGCCGCATATGGATTTTGATGCCAAATATGAATGCTGGTAAACATGGTTTAACATGCTGCTTTTTTAAATCTCGCCTGTAGCGATTATAAGCGTTCACAGCATCTCGCTCAACAGTGTAGACatgagagaagcagacagaggtaACAGATGGACGGACGGAGGAGTTAGTCCCTTCAACTAAGATGAGATAAAATGGGTGAGAGCAGACAGTCCTCCCCTCCCTTTTGTGCTGCAGTTGCCTAGCAACATGAGGCTAGAGTGAAAATGGTGGAATGAGGCTGCTGCATTTTATGAatgaaatcaggaaaaaaaaaaaaaaaaaagaacagagtgagggagaggggaggggaaaGAGTGGGCCGACgcacgtgcacgcacacacacgcacgtgcTGAGtcttgctgctgttgctgtgctCCCTTCCCCGCTAGCCAAGGTGGAAAGCAGCTGTGTAAGTAAGACAAGGTGATCACCAGAAAGCGGCACAAGGTccacaaaacaaactttattaaCCCCATCATGGTTGTTACAAATAGAGAGGCAGAGAATATATAGTAAGTACAAAAAGAAAGAGATCACATCATGAAGACAAAATAAGCGCTTAGAAAACATTATTTACAGTAAGCCTAAACCATCCGAACTTGACTGCAATACCGCATCCATCTCTCTTGTGACTCCTTCACCTACAGGTTGTGCATAATAAGACGTTTTATGCAACATTTTAAAGAACGTCATCTGAGCTGGGGCCTGTTTGAAGAAGCAGGTTTACCGAGTTATCACAACTTGCAAACACAAGACTGTACTCTGCATGAGTTACCCACTAACAGTAAACAAAGCTGCTTCTTGCAACAGGCCCCTAACATGGCCCATATTTCAAACCCAAATTTTTTCCCCATAGGTATCAGGATGCTACAAATTTACATCAGATGAGACAAACCTTCAGAACAATGAAATACTTTGACACCAAGAGCACTGCCCATAGCTTTGATCTGTGCTCAGAGAACATAATGAACAGTATGGGCACCAAACAGGTCACCATGGGTGTGTGAGTATGACTTGTGAGCCTCAGGGCTGTGAAGATACGGTGGTCTTAAGACTGCCCCACCCTGATGACTCAAACTGAGACAGAGGTACAGTTAAATAAGGCAGTGTCAGTTGTGCAGGCCTCTGTGTGTTGGAAGAGAGTGCACAGGAGACAAAAACAGTTGCTAACAATTCCAGATCCATCCCATTTGTGTATGCTGTATAAAAATAACGTTGTAATACGCCTGCTTCCTGTTAATGTCCATCTTACGTAGATACGTCCGTGGCCTCCTTGTCCAAATGTGTGTTTGCGGTGTGAGTAAGTGTACAAATAAGAGGAATTTCTTGTCCATTATCTCAATCTGATGATTCTTACATGCAGTCCATGGAGTTGTCCGGCATCAGCCCGAGAGGCGGCATCTTTCCTGGTATACAGGACGGAGGGAGCATGCTGCTGATGTTGGGGGACGGGTCGACGTTCTCGCTGTCCTCCATCTTGTCTGCTGAGCCTTCCCAGTTGATATGGAAGCGGGTGACACGGGGGTTAGAGGCCAGAATATTCCTCAGGAGCTGAGGGAATGAAACAACATCAGTGGAATGAATTAGTGTTTATAATAAACACATCCTGACTTTTAGTCCCAAATATGGGTCAGGTTTCACAAACACTTTCTTTATTAAACTAAACTGCATCTTTTCATTTGACCCTACTTGCCTGGTAAACACCCTCGTCTATTAAAGTCCACACCTCCAGCTTGCGATGCAGGCTTTCCGAGCCAAAACTGAGATAACCTTGATGGCATCCCAGAGATTATTTTCTCAGATTATAGAAagcttctcctcagctgcagAGGATATTATACAACTGTTTCCAAACGAGTGGATCCCTGTCAGGTGAATACATAACGGTACCTCTTCCACACAGAGAGCCTActttaagccccgtttccaccaaacacttttggtatgatACCTTTGGCACCAAAAGTAACccctcagacatggtacctagaccctagtgtttccacggCGAACAGTACCCTGTGTGGGGGTTGTTGTCGCTCACTGCTCACTCACTATACGTCCTCTTTTATTAGTCTACACCTAGTTTATCGTCTacagaatgaggctgcacaTCGACATTtttagaacaaaataaaacaggctgcagtgagagtctctctccaaacgctgaagatccactcattactaaaaacGTATATCATCCCAGAGAAACAattaaaactaaagtaatggtcaaagttgtcgcACTGAAacttaaggtgtgctgatggacaCGCCGACAACTCATGctacattacaagttaacgttccaccttaaaagttgcagGCAGACGGCCCAGTGAATCAAGttgttttttctcagtctacagctgctgtgagaggcagcaatacatcctttcattttatagttacagttaactaataaaactctccacagtatgaacagtggttacatgagcctcaaaaccagccacagctcagccctgagcagggtgaccgtcctctactgaccaatcaacagactgcagaggATGCAGTGTTCAGCTACTTTTATCAGGCTCTATATGTGCGTGGCACATATACATCACACTGAACGCTTCTGTAGAGGCTGCGATACATTgtgctgtttgtctttgttttctgttttgtgtctgtttgcttgATAGTCCTGCACCTACAATATCTTGGATGTGCGTGCTCTACCCTACCATACAGGGTGCctcctgctactcagtttttgacacactcacataccaacaccaatttggggttcagtatctagCTCAAGGATggttcgacatgcagactggagaagctggggatcaaacggctgatcttctgattggtggacaacccgctctacctctgagccacagctgccccagacagatgtatttttttttttataatttatcaTATTGTCAAAAACATcattgcaaaaataccctgaaatactgtgatattattttagggccatattgccCATCCGTTTTACAAAAACAGGTCTAAAACCCTTCACATGTCAGCAGATGTGCTGAATATCTTCTGGTGGGGtaaagtaaaacacacacacacacacacacacacacacacacttcagcacCGCTACTGGAAAAACCtcctttgggaaacactggcaCTTGTCCTTCATTGAGCGATACATAGCTGCAACTGGGGACTATCTTTATTATTGAttaagctgttgttttttagtaTTAATCAATCATCTGtcaaatttttaaaatgtcagaaaacagtgcAGAATGCCCTTTGCAGTTTTATAGAGAATAAGTTGTTGTCTTTTAATTAATTGTTTCGACTGACCGGCAGTACACAACCAAAAGATATTCAATTTTCTCCTTAAGAATAAAAGACAACtacaaaaaggaaagaaaaaaataagaatatacatatttatttttaaaagttcACGTTGTACTCATTTCTTGATGCTGCTGTTACCTGTAATGTCACTTTCAGAGAACCAGAGGGCGGTAAAAACAGTGTATATTTCAATTGATCTCTTTCATAAGCATTGCCCATGTagtgtactgtatgttgaaGCTCTCTGCAGCTCAGGAATTGcagtaattttttaaaaaatgccattAATATAAAACACCAAAATCTGTTTAGCAATTCAGGCCGCATACATGTAAGTACATATTGTTGTGAGCAGGTCCCACACTATGACTGTCATCCCTGAGTGTACGTGTGTTACCTGAGTGTAGTCTGGTTTGAGAGGTGGGTTTTCCCGTAGGTCAGGGTCTGTGTATTCATTGTTGACGTAGTAACCGATACGAATGAACTCCTGTCCTCGGTAGGTGCAGGTTATAAGGACAACAGTCACTCCTACAGCATCACTCTCTGGAATCAGCCCTGTGTTGGGAGCATCAGCCTGACGGGGCAGAGAGGAACACAAAGAGGGAGAAATCAGATCAAAGTATACCACAGTAATCACGCTATAaaagcagcacagagcagaAGTAGAACCACCTACCTACATGTCTTTGATTTTTAGTCCTAATATTCAGTGGGTCCTGTGGTCTAGCTGTATGACAGCAAAAGTAACATGTGACTACAGCTCACTcacctgaaacacaaacatgtgTCTGCCAGCCGGTACCGGGCCAACTAACACAGAGTCCAGGACCTGGTCGTATTCCTCGCTCTCAGCTGAACCCACGTAGATGATCTTCCACTCCAGATCTGACATGACACACAATAAGAGGGCTTAAAAAGTGACAGGGACATTTTGAACCactcagatttgtttttaaactgtgtaCAACAGAATATCCTCAGTGTTTAACCAATGCTCGACTTTGGTCTCAGACCTGTGCGTAATTCAAAAGCAAAATCAGTGCTGTTGAGCTCCACACAGTGCACTTATCCTCAGGTTTCAGAGGCGAcatcaggagaaaaaaaagttggacTGGTGAATTCCTAAATGGCACCAAGCCAGGCCAAATGGGTTCATTTTCTTAGCACAGATTTTGACATATCATTTCACCTATTATTTTAGCCATGAACTGTGCCATAGCCTCATATGACATAAGTTTAACACaagttaaatgtgtttaaaaggTCATTGGGACTACAGTACAGTTCATATGAGGCTATGGTACAGATTATGGCTAAAATAATAAGTTAAATTTGTTAAACACAGTCACCCCAATACATTCTGTATATTTATGTCTGactttttttaagcttttacaCCGACCACAACAGAAATGAGATGAACAGAATTTCATTTGGGGTGCTAACATATTTGAAAAGTTCAGTGCCCTTTGTTTGCAGTACTTGTACAGATTAACTCCAGtatttttaaagctgatattaaTATCCTACATTTTCCAACCTATACTGGCTGggtgcaaagcaaactgacatGTTCAGAGTCTGTGATGTCAAGTGACATAACCTCAAAATGTAGATAAGCATAGAAAAAACAGTTCCACAATGTCCACATATCAACAGTCAAACATAATAACAGACTGATACTGCTTCACATAACTGCCCTCCAATCAATCCCTCCATCTTGTAACACTTTGTGATGGCACTTTATATTTCCATGGTAACTAAACAGTTAGTGTCACCATGGATTAACTGACTGTATGCATCCCCAGAACATTTACTACCCCTTTCCTGTTGTTTCTAACTGCCCGCGGTTCGCGGCAAATCGTTCAGCTTGTCTGTTGCTACAGAAACACAATGTGATCAACCAATCAGCTTCTTAGAAAAACCTCCGACGAACGTCCATGAACCAATCACTGCAGGCAGGAGGCGGGGCGCAGAGCACAAACGCGCCAGCGCCAATTTCCAACAACTATCACTGAGCAGCCTCAACGATAGCTAATATTTATATATGGTCGAACAATATGGCGGGTTTATCAGTTACTTAGGACGCGCCCCATCTACCTGTAACGAGTGAGTTAATGTTAGCACTGATACGGAATGCGCCCAGAAGGGCAGCTAGTACTCCACAGCTAACATATCACAAAGGACAAGAAACACAGTACCAGAAAACAATACCTACCTTCTGGTAAATCTTCCATGCATTCAAACGTGATTTCAAACTGAAAAGGATTTCCAAATGGGCTCGGGTTGTCCAGCACAGCGACGTTTAACACTTGTACCTTGGCCATAGCGACGTCGTCTGTAGTACCTCGACCTGGAAACTAACCAGCTTTTTTTAATACGTGAACAAAGTTTAAAGAGTAAGTCGCCACTTCGCTGTCGCTGTGTTCCCGGGCTGGCTCACAGGGTTTGATGTAGCCTGTCTCCGAGACTGTCAATTAAAGTTGGAGTCTTTTCTTCAAGAACGAGAACAGCGTCTGGGCTACGGAAGTACGTCACTGTCTTCTTCTTCGCTGTCTTTATTTCTGGCCGACAACATGCTGCATCTTGGCTAGTGCCCTCTAATGTTCATTTGCTAAACAACATGACAAAATGGAAAAACTAAAGGCCAGAATAATGAAGATAGTTAAAAAACTCGTGTCCAGTAATGTTTAAGGAGAAACCGTCACAACAGTAATCATCTCAAATATACAcccaccggccactttattaggtacacctgttcaactccTCCGTAATGCAAATAGCTGAtaagccaatcacgtggcagcaactcaatgcatttaggcatgttgacatggtcaagacgacctgctgaagttcatactgagcatcagaatggggaagagaggtgatttaagtgactttgaacgtggcatggttgttggtgccagacgggctgatCTGGGTATTTCAggaactgctgatctactgggattttcacacacaaccatctttagggtttacagaggattgttggaaaaagagaaaatatccagcgagcagttctctgggtgaaaatgctttgttgatgccagaggtcagaggagaatggccaaaCTGGTttaagatgatagaaaggcaacagtaattCAAATAATTACGCATTACAGCCAAGGTATAACGAACAACACGTTGAatcttgaagcagatgggctacagccacagaagaagaccacaccaggcgTCACTCTTGTCagctaagaacaggaaactgaggctacagttcacacaggctcacgaaaactggacaatagaagattggaaaaacattgcctggtctgatgagtctggatttctgctgccacattcagatggtagggtcagaatttggtgtaaacaacatgaaagcatggatccatcctgccttgtatcaatggttcaggctgctggtggtggtgtaatggtgtggggatattttcttggcacactttgggccccttagtaccaactgtttaaacaccacagcctacctgaatATTGTTACCGaccatgtccatccctttatgaccacagtgtacccatctgctgatggctacttccaccAGTATAACGCatcatgtcacaaagctcagatcatctcaaactgacttcttgaacatgacaatgagttcactgtactccagtggcctccacagtcaccagatctcaatccagagcaactttgggatgtggtggaacgggagattcgtATCAtagatgtgcagccgacaaatctacagcagctgtgtgatactatcatgtcaatatggaccaaaatctctgaggaatgtttccagcaccttgttgaaacTATGCCATGAAGAATAAAGGCAGATCTCACGGCAAaggggggtccaacctggtactaacAAGGTGTGCCTATTAAAGCGGCCAGTGGGTGTATAGCCTACCAAATGATTTCTGAAACATTTCCAGTATCTTCAAGCATTCTCCTAAAAATCTGGATACAAAAATATTCTATTTGCTGCATAATGGAAAAAAGGCACCCTGCCTCTGCAGCTAagtttcctcccacaatccaaataAAGATGGCTGCCAgaaattgtgtttattttggctACAGTGTGAACTATGTAAATAGACATATAGTCTTTGGGTACATATTTTCCTTGTGCTGTACAAAAAGAACAAAGGCATGTTTTTTCATTGAAAATACCCCCAGTTTTTAAAGCTCATCAAGTTTCATATTTTTAGGAAATAGAAAGTGAGTGCTTTTGTGACTTGAATGTAATGTTGTCAAATCGGACAAACACTTTAGTCctagttttattttatattattatctaTTACAGATGTTTTGAGTAATATAAGACTTATTCAGAACTCTTCTTATTCCAAGCAACAAACTGAATTAATTTTCTCATAAACCTTAGCATGTCTTTCTTGTGGCTGTCTTTATGTTTAAGTTTCCTTTAAGATCACAGGAACACCTGCTCAAAGTTAATGATTTGGGACTTTGGAAAGACTTGAATGCAGCGGCTGAGATATCATCCACCAGGAGCCACAAATGTGATCCTCTTGATGGGAACGATAAATGTGTGCACCAAATTTTTTTGTCACCTGGTCTTGCAGATATAAGTAAAGATATTTAACTGCAGTGGCATATTtgacctcatggtggcactagaggagAAGTCAGAGGATGGCTTGAGTCAGTTGGATCCATCCTCTAGACACTACACCTCATTTTACACCACCGCCAtgctggatttaaaaaaaaacctagaAGTGGGAAGATAGCCCCGTCCACTGTTTACTGCAttgtaaatactactgcagGAGGTGTATAAAGATGGTGTGGAGTACAAATTTGGAGATAATTCCACCCTTTTCGATGATGTTAAAAAATGGGctgcagagggatccagaataCCTAGAGCTGTCTTGCTTAAAGGCTACAGCAATTGGATTGAGGGCTACATCACTGACATTGAAGGTAGGTAACGTTTGTGTGGGTTGTGTCAGGTTGTGTCGGTGATAACATTATCAGGCTAGCTAAAACTCATGGCTAACTAGTCTGTTTTTAGAGTAGCCAATGTGACAGTCACCTTTCAATCCCGAAACACAGCACTTATGATTTCTGAGTAGTTTCTAAGTCTGCCCCGGTATCTGTCACCTTTTTCACTCTCCATTAGTTTCCTAAAGTTTGTTATTCGTCAGTAGGACCGCACAGTACACACATCACGTTAAGCTTAAAATGCATTGTAATTTGTTCAAGCTTGCATTAACGTTAGCCGCTTTgctgtagctaacgttaacgaACAAGTTACTATGTGCCTTGTGTACTCTACTGTCTTAATTGATATCTCATGCTAACGTTTGGTGTCGTATGATTTTACAGTCAGGTGGAGAGAGGCAGGGAGTGCTGTGAGAGCGAAGGCATTTCGCTCAATGAGGAAAAATGAGCCCCCTTACAATGTTTGGGAAATCGGTGGAAAGATAAGTTTTTGTCGCTTTCTCGCCGTTGGTACGAGTTGCACTGGGGTACACAGCAGTAAGACATAACTGCCTCCCTCTCAAAACACTACTATTTTCAATGCAGTAAACAGTGGGCGGGGCAAACCTCCCACctcttgatttttttaaaatccaacaTGGCAGCGGCGTGAAATCAGTCTAAAGAGCGACACTGCTGGAGTTTCAAACCTACTACCATTGTTGTGTTGATAGGACTGCAACCTTCATGTTAGGAGCCAAACAACTCAGGGACTTCTCAGAGTCGGAGCTGTTTCCTGATTCCTGTTTAAGACACACAGATAAGTCTGTGTGTTGTATCTTAAACATGCTCTTGTGTCCTGCCACCAGTTAACCAAGGTGTTAACCAGCAAATGTAGAAAAGCTGTTTATGTCTCCAATGTAAGGACTGTGAGGTAAAAAGGTCCTTCAACTTATTCAATTTAACTATTAACATTTTTGATCATCTTGTTGGTGATCCAAAATTTGGCAAGTAGgcaatttgtcttttttttttttttttttaaactctgtttgtttctgataGTACTGCACAGTGTAACTTTTAGACATGTAGGTGCTTATGGTGTAATTTATCTCATAAAGTAAAGTACTGACCCTTTGTCCTCTTCCCACTTACTTACAGTACACTTTTGACCCAGTATAGGTTCTCTGTAAgtattttattgatactccGTATGTACTACATGTTAACACTGTCATTTTCAAACTCTAATCTTAAGCATTACACAATAAtgccaaataaaaacaatttgaacagaacattttatttccttcaGCATCACTACTGCTGACATCCATCTCTTGTGTACTTCTGGGCCATCTCCAATATGCCTGCACAGGTAGGCTTGTATACAGTGGTTTTACACTCTGCATCTGTGGGCCAGTACTCGATCCAGTTTCTCTCACTCAGCACGTACTGATACCTAGAGAAAGTGAAAGAATCACTGGGTTTTCATGTAAACAGCTCTCTCTAACTGCAGGGATAATGAAAAAGGAATGACAGGAAGAATAATGGCAAGTACaaagtcaaaaaataaataaatagataaataataattactCACAAACAACACTACGAAAACTGATAAAGATAAGCATGATTTGCATGTGAGTATGTACTTTAGCAACACAAAGCACAGACACCACAGACaggtaaaatgttttaaatgctgACAATATTACAGATGgaacaaacacaccacacatGCGCAGACACAGTGAACTTACAATTGTCTCCGTTGGTCTGTGTAAATATCTTTGGATGCACCCATGATAAGGTAGGTTTTGCCTTTGTTCAGACCTAAAGTCTTTCTGCAGTGCCGATAACTGAGGAATGTGCGCTGTTTATTCAGAGGGCCTACGTCATCATTTCCTGTGGttaaaacaaagaacagagagaacatactttacagaaaacTATGGTTTATTACATCCACCAAAGAG
This region includes:
- the LOC117254804 gene encoding histone chaperone asf1b-B → MAKVQVLNVAVLDNPSPFGNPFQFEITFECMEDLPEDLEWKIIYVGSAESEEYDQVLDSVLVGPVPAGRHMFVFQADAPNTGLIPESDAVGVTVVLITCTYRGQEFIRIGYYVNNEYTDPDLRENPPLKPDYTQLLRNILASNPRVTRFHINWEGSADKMEDSENVDPSPNISSMLPPSCIPGKMPPLGLMPDNSMDCM